A region from the Betaproteobacteria bacterium genome encodes:
- the pnp gene encoding polyribonucleotide nucleotidyltransferase, producing MDVNPLAVTKKSIPWGKNQLTLETGEIARQAHGAVLVNLDDTVVLVTVVGKKDVSPGQDFLPLTVDYMERTYAAGKIPGGFFKREGRPSEKETLTCRLIDRPIRPLFPDGFFNEVQVVATVISSNNEVDADIAAMVGASAALALSGIPFDGPIGAARVGYIGGEYVLNPSATELKTSQLDLVVAGTAKAVLMVESEAAELPEDVMLGAVVFGHQQMQPVISLINELADEVGKPLWDWAPAAKDQGLIEKIAAIADAGLQEAYRLRQKQARTERVTALRDQVVQAVAKDAATPVDENLVKTIFGDLESKIVRGRVLSGEPRIDGRDTRTVRPISIRTGVLPRVHGSALFTRGETQALVAATLGTARDEQIIDALQGEYTDRFMLHYNMPPYATGETGRVGTPKRREVGHGRLAKRSLIRVLPTPEEFSYSLRVVSEITESNGSSSMASVCGGCLALMDAGVPMKAHVAGIAMGLIKEGNRFAVLTDILGDEDHLGDMDFKVAGTETGITALQMDIKIQGITKEIMQVALSQAREGRMHILGFMKESLQTARSEISTYAPRMITMKIKPEKIRDVIGKGGAVIRALTVETGTTIDIAEDGTVTIACVNSDGGLAAKKRIEDITADVEVGRIYDGTVLKLLDFGAIVSVLPGKDGLLHISQIAEERVKAVGDHLKEGQQVRVKVLEADEKGRLRLSMKAAAQEESPQPAG from the coding sequence ATGGATGTAAACCCTCTCGCAGTAACCAAGAAATCTATTCCCTGGGGGAAAAACCAGCTCACTCTGGAAACCGGCGAAATCGCCCGCCAGGCGCACGGGGCCGTACTGGTGAACCTGGATGACACCGTGGTGCTCGTCACCGTGGTGGGAAAGAAAGACGTCTCGCCCGGGCAAGATTTTCTCCCCTTGACCGTGGACTACATGGAGCGCACCTACGCCGCCGGCAAAATCCCAGGCGGATTTTTCAAGCGCGAGGGACGCCCCTCGGAAAAAGAGACGCTAACCTGCCGGTTGATCGACCGGCCCATCCGTCCCTTGTTTCCCGACGGCTTCTTCAACGAAGTGCAAGTGGTGGCCACGGTGATTTCGTCCAACAATGAAGTGGACGCCGATATCGCCGCCATGGTGGGTGCCTCCGCAGCGCTGGCCTTGTCCGGAATTCCCTTCGATGGCCCCATCGGCGCCGCGCGCGTGGGCTACATCGGCGGCGAATACGTGTTGAACCCCTCGGCCACGGAATTGAAGACTTCGCAGCTTGACCTCGTAGTCGCTGGAACCGCGAAAGCCGTGCTGATGGTGGAATCCGAGGCGGCGGAATTGCCTGAAGACGTCATGCTAGGTGCCGTGGTCTTCGGCCACCAACAAATGCAACCGGTCATCAGCCTCATCAACGAGCTGGCGGACGAAGTTGGTAAGCCCCTGTGGGATTGGGCACCGGCGGCCAAGGATCAAGGCTTGATCGAAAAGATCGCGGCAATCGCCGATGCCGGGTTGCAAGAGGCTTACCGCCTGCGCCAAAAGCAAGCGCGCACTGAAAGAGTCACTGCGTTGCGCGATCAAGTGGTGCAAGCCGTCGCCAAAGATGCCGCCACACCCGTGGACGAGAATCTCGTCAAGACCATTTTCGGCGATCTGGAATCCAAGATCGTTCGCGGCCGCGTCCTGAGCGGCGAACCCCGCATAGATGGCCGCGATACCCGCACCGTGCGTCCCATCTCCATCCGCACCGGCGTATTGCCGCGCGTGCATGGTTCGGCACTCTTCACTCGTGGCGAGACCCAAGCCTTGGTCGCCGCCACGTTGGGTACCGCGCGCGATGAGCAGATCATCGATGCCTTGCAAGGCGAGTACACCGACCGCTTCATGCTCCACTACAACATGCCTCCCTACGCCACCGGCGAAACCGGCCGCGTGGGAACGCCCAAGCGGCGCGAGGTGGGACATGGCCGCTTGGCCAAGCGCTCGCTGATTCGCGTGCTGCCCACTCCGGAAGAGTTCTCCTATTCGCTGCGCGTGGTATCCGAGATCACCGAATCCAATGGTTCCAGTTCCATGGCTTCGGTGTGCGGCGGCTGCTTGGCGCTCATGGATGCCGGCGTTCCCATGAAGGCGCACGTCGCCGGGATCGCCATGGGTCTCATCAAGGAAGGCAACCGCTTCGCCGTGTTGACCGACATCCTGGGCGATGAAGATCACCTGGGCGACATGGACTTCAAGGTAGCCGGTACCGAAACTGGCATCACCGCCTTGCAGATGGACATCAAGATCCAAGGCATCACCAAGGAGATAATGCAAGTGGCGCTCTCGCAAGCGCGCGAGGGCCGCATGCACATCCTGGGTTTCATGAAGGAATCCTTGCAAACCGCGCGCTCGGAAATCTCCACCTACGCGCCGCGCATGATCACCATGAAGATCAAGCCGGAAAAAATCCGCGACGTCATCGGCAAGGGCGGTGCGGTAATCCGCGCGCTGACCGTGGAGACTGGCACCACCATCGACATCGCCGAGGACGGTACCGTCACCATCGCCTGCGTGAACTCCGATGGCGGGCTTGCCGCCAAGAAACGCATCGAGGACATCACCGCCGATGTGGAGGTGGGCCGGATCTACGACGGCACGGTGTTGAAGCTCCTCGACTTCGGCGCCATCGTGAGCGTCCTTCCCGGCAAGGATGGCCTGCTGCACATCTCCCAAATCGCGGAGGAGCGCGTGAAGGCCGTGGGCGACCATCTCAAGGAAGGCCAGCAAGTGCGAGTGAAGGTGCTGGAAGCCGACGAAAAGGGACGCTTGCGCTTATCCATGAAGGCCGCCGCGCAGGAAGAAAGCCCGCAACCGGCGGGGTAG
- a CDS encoding AbrB/MazE/SpoVT family DNA-binding domain-containing protein, with product MQIARWGNSLAVRLPAAVVEALTLKEGDEIEIHVAGERSFEVKRRPEARELLARLRKFRGRLPADFKFYRLEANERG from the coding sequence ATGCAGATCGCGAGGTGGGGTAACAGTTTGGCGGTGCGTCTGCCTGCGGCGGTAGTCGAAGCACTAACTCTCAAAGAGGGCGATGAGATCGAGATTCATGTCGCTGGCGAGCGCTCTTTTGAAGTTAAGAGGCGCCCTGAGGCGCGAGAATTGTTGGCGCGATTAAGGAAGTTTCGCGGGCGGCTTCCTGCCGATTTCAAGTTCTACCGGCTTGAAGCCAATGAGCGTGGCTGA
- a CDS encoding 30S ribosomal protein S15, with translation MTITVESRARIVGEYQRAKGDSGSPEVQVALLTARINDLSGHFKSHVKDFHSRRGLLRMVSRRRKLLDYLKRADTDGYRKLIDRLGLRK, from the coding sequence ATGACGATTACAGTGGAAAGCAGGGCCCGCATCGTCGGGGAGTATCAAAGAGCCAAGGGCGACTCCGGCTCGCCGGAAGTACAAGTTGCGTTGCTTACCGCGCGCATCAACGATCTATCGGGGCACTTCAAGAGCCACGTCAAGGATTTTCATTCGCGCCGCGGGTTGCTTCGCATGGTGAGCCGCCGCCGCAAGTTGCTGGATTATCTGAAGCGCGCGGACACCGACGGTTACCGCAAATTGATCGACCGTCTTGGCCTGCGCAAGTAG
- the truB gene encoding tRNA pseudouridine(55) synthase TruB has product MAARPESKERPARHAVDGVLLIDKGLGLSSNQALQRAKRLLNAKKAGHTGTLDPAATGLLVLCFGEATKLAGVGLGEDKTYEACVHLGVSTDTGDVEGQVTARQAFTGSDQDIENVLGRLRGEVEQVPPMYSALKHEGKPLYDYARAGQTIERQARVVHISELVALRREGDKCWIRVSCSKGTYIRVLAEQIGEALGCPAHLAALRRTRVGGLEVREAQSVDALEAQPMADRLRRLLPSQILLESMPLVVLDEAAERAVRLGQVLHRDFEPAGMVRLHGPSGTLVGLAEARAGGTIHPKRILNLRLEEQGSSPIQ; this is encoded by the coding sequence TTGGCGGCACGGCCGGAAAGTAAGGAAAGGCCTGCGCGCCATGCTGTCGATGGTGTCCTGCTCATCGACAAAGGTCTTGGTCTCTCCTCCAACCAAGCGTTGCAACGGGCCAAGCGGTTGCTGAACGCCAAGAAGGCGGGGCATACGGGTACACTCGATCCCGCTGCTACCGGATTGCTTGTCTTGTGCTTTGGCGAAGCGACCAAGCTGGCCGGGGTCGGGCTCGGCGAGGATAAGACATACGAAGCCTGCGTGCACCTAGGTGTATCGACCGACACGGGGGATGTGGAAGGCCAGGTCACTGCCCGCCAAGCCTTCACGGGGAGCGACCAAGATATCGAGAACGTATTGGGACGCCTGCGCGGCGAAGTGGAGCAGGTCCCGCCCATGTACAGCGCGCTCAAGCACGAGGGCAAACCTTTGTATGACTACGCCCGGGCCGGGCAGACGATCGAGAGGCAAGCCCGGGTGGTGCATATTAGCGAGTTGGTTGCGCTTCGGCGCGAGGGCGACAAGTGCTGGATCAGGGTGAGTTGCAGCAAGGGCACCTATATTCGCGTGCTGGCCGAGCAGATTGGAGAGGCCCTGGGCTGTCCGGCTCATCTGGCCGCCTTGCGCAGAACGCGGGTGGGGGGCTTGGAAGTAAGGGAGGCCCAATCCGTGGATGCCTTGGAAGCGCAACCCATGGCGGACCGGTTAAGGCGCCTTCTGCCGTCCCAAATTCTTTTAGAATCCATGCCATTAGTGGTTTTGGACGAAGCCGCCGAACGGGCCGTGCGCCTAGGCCAGGTACTGCATCGAGACTTCGAGCCGGCGGGCATGGTTCGGCTGCACGGGCCCAGTGGCACATTGGTGGGCTTGGCCGAGGCCCGGGCGGGCGGCACCATCCATCCAAAACGGATATTGAATTTGCGGCTTGAGGAACAAGGCAGTAGTCCCATACAATAG
- the rbfA gene encoding 30S ribosome-binding factor RbfA, whose translation MPKNPARPSRIAVQIQRELAELVRLELKDPRVGMVTFTDVEVTRDYGHAKVFFTTFRGEAQSEETSKALQHAAGFLRSELSRRLKLRTVPQLHFVYDGSVEHGVRLSKLIGEANLPRPPEG comes from the coding sequence ATGCCGAAAAATCCGGCGAGGCCCTCTCGCATCGCGGTACAAATTCAGCGCGAGTTGGCCGAGCTGGTGCGCCTGGAGTTGAAGGATCCGCGCGTCGGGATGGTTACCTTTACCGACGTGGAGGTGACGCGCGACTACGGGCATGCCAAGGTGTTTTTCACCACTTTTCGCGGCGAGGCGCAATCGGAGGAGACTTCAAAGGCGCTCCAGCACGCCGCCGGATTTCTCCGTAGCGAGTTATCGCGCCGCCTGAAGCTGCGCACGGTGCCTCAACTGCACTTCGTCTACGACGGGTCCGTCGAGCACGGCGTGCGTTTATCCAAGTTGATCGGCGAGGCCAACCTTCCGCGTCCGCCAGAGGGGTGA